The region TTTTTGTTGAGTTTATCGATCTCGCAATgtctttaacttttaattttttccctgaccataaactatgcatttCGCCTGTTGATATGTAAACAATAACTTCAACTTTTGCGtatatttttgagaaataataaTCGTCACATTCTCAGGCCCACCACGACCCTTGGAACAATAGATACCGAATAATGGAACTCATGAAACAAGCGATCTACCAGGCGAGAAACAAAATGATTATCATGCAGACCTTACGAGACGAGTTCAGAAACCAATCTTCCTACAAAATTGGGTACTTGATCGCCAAAACCGACTTCGCGACTAAGGTATTATTatccgtttacctttacttgcccgaatttcaccataccaacgtttgccataaaatatatagaaccgtgctgttttcaggatttttttgaaTGTCATCATaaagaatgcagtaggttaggttaggttagtttagtatCAACTctaaagaaattactatttaagaaataaattactttatggcaaatgaaaattctagaaaacgttACATTCGGGCATATAAAATTCgagcaaacgatagagaaccattattatcatcatcattgaaGAGTTAAACTCTTGGcatcttcatcatcaccatcacttggtccagctggaagacgtccactgctaaaaAAAAGGCATCCCCTTaaaacgctacaatgaacgacaactcgtcgTTATGCTAAGTGGGGGCCTGTTtggcgtcatgtatgtcttgtatttgttctatgtttgtttttatggcgttaaataaatgtattttctttcttgctttctttcactcgcatccaccggttgcagcaactctcacgatgtcgtcagtccacctagtgggaggcctgccaacgcttcgtcgtccggttcgtggtcgccactggagatattttctcccccaacggttatctgttcttcgagcgatgtggcccgcccactGCCATTCAAGTTGCATATCTTTCCAGCTACGTCGACTCTTGCCGATGGAGTTTAATCACCTTATTTACTTCCTCCTCCAGCCTTTTGACTACTTGATATGATCCAGTTCTAACGTCCTCATTATTTCTCCACCTCTACACTATAAGAGCACACACAACCCTAGCTATTACCACcaatacactgacgcgcttcgaactcaaccagagttcgtcctcagagcaacacaacagttcaccatgctaccagatgttagaccaggtacctatttaataaaacttacaagtgctacaattctaggtgacagatctattattttggtgattgaattttgatgatcaactATCAAGGtacaggtttacattattctgatgactcatacttagagacagttttgattaatatggtgatgatgagatgactaatatttatttcttaggcatagatattataattagggtatTGTCAATTAGTGACACATCTAAACTTAGGTGACAGAAAATGTTCCCATTAAGAATTGGTCGCTGCATGCAAGTGATTCCACTGGTAAAAGAACGGGATAtaatcatgattggttttttgaagtctttttgtattttttatttcaactccaaatttgttacttttacggtcatcccgtaaaaccatatcgaaaatacaaactgagacatggatgcacagaaaaaccagaaaaagagaccagcgctgggaatcgaacccaggtcctcagcattccgtgctgcgtgctataccgctacaccaccactggacaggagtacagacacaaaattaattaatttgattgcttagtagcgacatctttTGTCTGGgtaagcggttagttccgaaagaatgtgacgtctctcgtcgaaacatagatgtcgctagtgctgctgcttaagtagcatagtagaaataagcaaccggTGATATggatgcataggaaaaaatcgtgtctagatttctGTCCAGCggtgtgtaggggttatagcacgcagcacggattgctgaggacctgggttcgattcccagtgctggtttctttttctggttttcctgcgcatccatgtctcagtttgtattttcgggaTATAATCAATCATAGTGTTGTAAGTGTTGGTCAAATATTTGTTGACTCAATCTCCTTTTCCAGACATTGGCCGCATTTGCCTTTAGAGCGATGAGAGCCTGTTCTTCGAAAAGACAGCTGATAGAAAACCCAACAAAGCGTCAATACAGATTCTTAGAAATCTTGTACACCGCAGAAAAACAAATGCATCTCTGGTTCGAAGTCGATTTGTTGATAGAACTATATTGGACCAATCATCTTATAGCTCAACGTGCGACaaataaaaggaaaattattaaTGTCAAGAGATGGAATGAGCGATTCGTTAATTGACATAATATGTTTGTCACCATCATCAACCTCAAATAATAcatattgaataaaaattacttgGATTTCGTCGTTTTTATTGTGAACTTTCTACTTTCATCACAACATTCACAACTAATACAAGCAGATGATGAAGCACAAAGTCAGAGACAATGTGAAAAtatcaatttaggctacaacaagcactttaTGAAAgccaaaaaatctaccaccggtccGGAAAAAAATTGTTGAGAATAGTctgacaagaaactcaacgttGTCTTAACAACATATTAAATCCTAGCGGTTGGCAGCGACTatgtccgcgtagtattcgttatcgctatcccgcaggaactatgcaattttccgggataaaaactatccaacgtccttcccgggactcttacttctgtataccgaattaaaaataaatcaattgaaccgtttagacgtgatattgtaacaaacagacagacttacaaacttccgcatttctaatattagtgggatgtgaTTATTGTTAGTTTAGAATAaagtttcaatattttatttgcgaaaaaatacctaactagAATTTGTCTTTACTCAAAAGTATTGagtttgtaaaatcaacagtggTTTTAGGGATAGCACTCAATTCTAAACTTCAGTGGGGACCACACGTCagagcaatcgcgggtagattgagctctgctgcttttgcggTTGGGAAAATAGGTACGGCAGCCGGCAGCTAAACGATGTGGCGATGGCACGTTTGGTATATTTTGCTTACATTAGCATTTATTATGGTTATCTATTTtttgcccgaaagttatatgctataatttttttttcccgaagttcatatgcaagaaacttcatttgcccgaatgttttgtttactagaaaaattatttgatatattcttattttcccgaaaattagatgccataatgatacgaatgcaacacgtattgttttccatatttttaagcggaataatattatttaatagtatattcaaacgccattctaaatagtgtttatttttattaagattgattaaaattgcttttttatattaataatctatctattatctttattatccgggctgctataaaacaatacctaacatcgaaggctaaggcgggaacgaagGGGGGCCTTAGCCTTCTggacctaacctatccgagccgcttctgctccgaaccgtattagtcgctcgcttcgctcgctcgcacaaatcaaatgtcgcaATTCTAAACCTACCCTAACCTTTGTgggtaaaatttacctaattcaaaggcttgtttgacgtatgtGATATTTATCAGTATATAGTGTCgatactcaccatttacatggatagcaaatgacattatggcatgtgatacttatggcttacaatgattatgaaaaattaaattattcaaatgtATATTACGgaaaacaaagattctgtcatttgattaatatggtaaacaatgagtagtgcaaatgaatttataagaaataatattatggcggttgaatattatagcacatgaaattcgggcaagtaaaggtataccatttataatattagtgagatctACACTAAGtttttttggagtttcgtaCCCGAAGAGTCAAATCCAAGTCTGaaagagcaaaaataaaacaatgaccAGTCTCACTCTTATCAAATATTATTATCGCTTTCGGTCAATTTAGTATATTTATTACGTACTTATCAACATTATTACataaaacattttcattatttcataaaattacaCTGCTCGTTTCTGTTGCTACAAGTAATAATTTGTCATGCAATAGTCGTATGTATAAGTACATTTCAATCATATCGATATGAAAATTCTCATTATTTTGCTATCATGTAAGTACTAATAAGCATACTTATCATCTATCACACGGATATCGTTAAAAATGTtcgaaaagcacaatgtttttttctgattattgttttgttttgattttattccaAGAACATTTATATACTTAATAGAAAATTAAATCagtagtattttttaagtattgttttgtttttctttcaagaaatttttaataaaaatcagtACCTCAGTGAACGAGCTTTGCTCCGagtctttttttgtaaaatcgtagatcaatattaaaaaaaatattttaaagtgaaacataaagtaaataaaaatttataaaaatatattacttagttACGTCCAACTAAATTTCCGTTTCCAATATTACACTATTTCGCACAATaaggcaaaaaaaattttttttttttacagcgtTTCATTTTGCTATTCCATATTTGATGATAAATGATGAATCAATATTACGGGTACTCTTCGGAAACGTGACAGAGATGAGAGACTTGCACTTGCCATCTTGGGATGACATATCTTCGACGGAAGAAAGTTCGCTAGAAGAAGAAAACTATGAGCTTCATGTTAAAGAATATCTTAAAGACACGAACATGAAAAGTTACGGCCAAGGTACTGTACAACTATacagggtagggtagggtaagGGTATATGTCAAAGTAGGGCTGACCATGGCTTTAAAAGCAAGCTTCGATTTgactcgcataactgagctacatAATTTTGTtcggtatacctttacttgcgcGAATTtgatttgcccgaatttcatgtgctaatattcaaccgccataagtaatattatcttataaattcattttcactactcattgtttaccttaatcaaatgacagaatctttgtttcccataatattaaattcaataatttcatttttcatagtCATTGTAAgacataagtatcacatgccataatatcatttgccatccatgtaaatggtgagtatcgacactatatactgataaatcccatacgtcaaacaagcctttgaattaggtaaattttaatcacatagattagattaggttagaattgcgagttttgatttgtgcgagcgcgtgaagcgagcgagcaagacggttcggagcagaagcgactcgtataggttaggtttggtcaggttttttttatagcagcccagATAATgaagataatagatagattagtaatagaaaaaagcaattttaatcaatcataatcaaaataaacactatatTATTACCACAAACCAGAAACAATTTTACACATTAATTCGGCGACACactaggcagagcctgtatCGTGGGAGTCAAAACATACAGGGTCACCGTTAAAAGTGCGGCTTGAAAGAAACAGAGACACTGatgttatataataataataatagcaataAGTATAACTTAACTAAGTCACAACAAataagtatgtgtgtgtgtgtgtgtgtgtgtttgtgcgtGCGTGttcgtgtgtgtgcgtgtatgtgtgtgtgtttgcgttTGAatgagtgtgtgtatgtatgagTATGTGAGTGTATGTGTGCGTATCAAGGTTGGTGCAAAGGCTCCCAAGCATTACCTAGAAGTTATTATATCCTCAGCCTCTTTATAGGATAAGGACATGAAAAACTTGCGACTCTTTTCCTTAACTTCTGCGAGGCTaaggaattttaaatttaactttttatgcACTGCGTTATACACGAAAGGAGAAACAAATGATTGAAAGCGCTTTGCGAAACCAGAGCGCACAGCAGGCACCCGAGCCCTATAAATCCTCCTGCTGACCATCTCGTCGTAGGATGATGAGGATATtatattaatgtcaaaaaaaatcggGCATGTACCTACTCATAGTTATTAGGGCTGGCAGCTAGTTATTCAACGTCGGAATGCTGCCTGCCTTTTTTGGCACCTTGCCACGGTGCccttttttagatatttttttattttttattcgactggatggcaaacgagcaagtgggtctcctgatgatttGATTTAGTATTTAGTTTATGGTAAAGTTTGCAAAGAGATCACTGAATCGTCCtggaccccccccccccatagttttaaaatacctatccaacgataccccacactacgggtatatagggttagtcgagaaaaaaaatccccctccctacgtctatgggacgcccacaaacattttttttcagtttttttttttatttcaccactgtccacgtgactgatatgtatattgattcgtgccaaattacagctttctagtacatACGGTCTCTGGGCTTagctgcggacggacaaacatacagacggacagacatgacgaaactataagggttcctagttgactatggaaccctaacaACTGTTATAGACTATcaatgtttagtttttaatttaaaaaatccgaCAAAACAAGAATCCGGCGAAACAACGATTCGATGAAACTTGAATCCAGTGAATCGGAAACTAATTCTAATGATGCCCCGGAGAGAGATGAAACACTTGTCCTAAGTATTAGTGGGTGGTAGTTTTGGTTGTGGGTTTATTCatgtttgtgttgtttatttgtattttaacccttttcttggCAAGTTGAGACAAGTGTACTGAATTCAAGCCTCATTGGATTCTCGTAGAgctaaaaaataactttaaaaaaacataaaaagatgATCTAACTAAAGTTATGTATCATATATGATACAACTCCAAGAAAAGGGTTAAGCGTAGGCAAGACAAAAAAATAGTTGTACCACTGAAAATATTCAAGCAATGCCATCTTTTGCACAAGCTTATTTTCAGATGATGACGTTAACCTGACTCTCTATTACCACGATTTGACTGATTTCAATACAATATCGAAGTCAATTAATGATATAGACATAGTGAAACAAGAGAATCCTGTAATTTTAAGAAGATGGAATCTTGGTGACAAGGATCCTGATGATCCCAAGAATTTAGAACCGTTCAAGAAAAATCTACTGATTAAACTTATGCTCACTATGGTTATACACATAAGGTTTAAGGTTGATATGGCGATCAGGCAACGACAGTGAGTTAtgctttcttctttttagttctACTGAGATATCAAGGACACATGGAAAATAATCCCAGTAATATACTATAATAAGACAGTTCTTTGTCAGTTTTAACCCGTCGAGCGATTTGCGGGTGCAAAAAGCGCCCAGCGAAACTTGTCCGGAAATGCGATAGACACACTGAGTATTTTCGGACAGGTTTTAGGCTCATCGCTGGACGGGTTAAGTGATCCAGCATTGACAGCACGTAGACTTTCCGTGCTTTCCATTTCAAACTTTCCATGTATGTTCAGTTTTGACGACAATAAATCGAACCATGTGTTGTGTGTATCATATAACCCCGCCGGGGATCGATTCCGGGTCTtaaagcttcatagtcagggtctctaaccactggactatcagaggccgtatttccTAACGTTTTTGATGCTCTCGactgcaatcaaatgacagatttcacgtacagtcaagtgtaaaaatatgagcTTATTCCAAGTTTCAAAAATAGTTCAAGTGCAAAATTATTCGAACcgctcaaaaatatgttaatacggccttattgcgtcggaatgagtctgtggtaggtacttatttttgaaattttgagttCATATTCTTACATTTGACTACGTGaaaactaagattggtttttggagtctttttgtattttttatttcaactccagattttgttacttttacggtcatgccGTAAAATCCACAACGAAAATAcaatctatgtttcagtttatattttgatgtggattttacgggttgaccgtaaaagtaaaaaaaaattggagttgaaataaaaaatacaaaaatactccaaaaaaacaatattaatttgattgctaAGTAGCGACAtgtcttgtccgggtgagcggttagttccgatggggtgctgaaagtttgtcaatgagggctaaagcatagatgtcgctagtgtcgctgcttaagtgactaaataagaaacaaactaGCTGAGAtaatgtggtgcataggagaaatttgtgtctgtactcctgtccaatggtggtgtagcggtatagcacgcagcacggaatgagGCGGCAGCCAGctcgttagttttttttttatttcaatcacggaaatcgtaaggcatgataatcggaagacataatgcttccgattatcacgtcgtacattattgcgcgtacattattggttcccgctagttcggtacggggtgataatgcacgaCTTGATAATTTgtgcacataagcacggattatcaggccgtgcattatttaagcgtgcattaacaagtcgtacattaactacacccctGGCCACTAAGGacggactcgtttaaaaaaaaaacatgtctcaaaagaaaaactaaaatcggcgggaggggtgatactatttaccggcccagataataccgacatggaaatacccgACCCGATTGTTCGTATaaacgcccatacaaactcgtgTCAAACTGACCGGGCGGGTCACACGGCGGGAGCAACGGAGCAACGCAGTCATTAgattcttattgtttgttttgtgataaatatttttttttcgaacatgacatgaaatattgacgttttgttacaaataataggctgagaagtatcgtaTGGCACTGCGGTCACtttagcggcctgcaaagagatttcatacaactttgcaggccgctggccggcaatgcgaccgtcttttgtttcattcaacgcgcgctctgtgACGCGGCGCCCGCCCACGCCCAGCAtcaccgcccgcagccgcccgccgcccgacagcagccagcgcgatacgcgcgcacgcaacagggcgaccaggctagcgtcccgccaactcgatttcttgttttttttattttatttcatgtcatgtttgagaaaagcactatacaagcctcggccggaacgtagggttgccggcctcgcatccctatccggcctcgctacgctcggccatctatatctgcttggccggcaaccccctacttcccggcctctacagtaatgtactattatttcctcgcagtgatcgtgaaaagcacaatgtttagtctcagccaaaagtgcaatagatgaacttgtattatcgaaggcctccccttcgggtCGACCTTCAAACTAACTTGTatatctattgcttactttcgtacctctacaacaatgtactattgttcaATTCAGGCTAGGCAGAGGGTCGAAAGGATATCGTCTCGGATATTTGTTTAGTCGTCTCCGCAACGTCAAGTTCAACATGGCCAAAATATTGAACTCATTGATACAACGAGACTATGAGCGGCACAACTTCAAGTAAGGGTTgcaaaagagagagagagagagagagagagagagagagcgaaaaacatttatttacacataaaaaaGGCACTATTCTTCATCTTTCTAGGAATCGATGAGATtatctatgtcggcggccgatcgtaaaatccgccagatcacgaaattcctaggcatatcttgaaatggcgccatttcatgatatacctaAAAGTTGGCTTAGCATATCACGATGGGTCTGAGAATCAATACGGCAGATcaattagagcaacgcattcgccgatattcctagctttataccgggcacatcgtgatatgccgaaaaaaagaaaaatttaggtccgacgagcgaagcgaggagtgattagtatgaattatgaccacaacgcacgagccgagc is a window of Choristoneura fumiferana chromosome 8, NRCan_CFum_1, whole genome shotgun sequence DNA encoding:
- the LOC141429986 gene encoding uncharacterized protein isoform X2, whose amino-acid sequence is MINDESILRVLFGNVTEMRDLHLPSWDDISSTEESSLEEENYELHVKEYLKDTNMKSYGQDDDVNLTLYYHDLTDFNTISKSINDIDIVKQENPVILRRWNLGDKDPDDPKNLEPFKKNLLIKLMLTMVIHIRFKVDMAIRQRQLGRGSKGYRLGYLFSRLRNVKFNMAKILNSLIQRDYERHNFKWSYKSIVDNHQDDALRWYEMMFRLDAESRGLIDLIYEVIHEVNPSTTTDSDI
- the LOC141429986 gene encoding uncharacterized protein isoform X1 → MKILIILLSSFHFAIPYLMINDESILRVLFGNVTEMRDLHLPSWDDISSTEESSLEEENYELHVKEYLKDTNMKSYGQDDDVNLTLYYHDLTDFNTISKSINDIDIVKQENPVILRRWNLGDKDPDDPKNLEPFKKNLLIKLMLTMVIHIRFKVDMAIRQRQLGRGSKGYRLGYLFSRLRNVKFNMAKILNSLIQRDYERHNFKWSYKSIVDNHQDDALRWYEMMFRLDAESRGLIDLIYEVIHEVNPSTTTDSDI
- the LOC141430119 gene encoding uncharacterized protein isoform X2, producing MKNIKFLSERVNKKLALLKQREGFKVAVLYVLIYIWDQIDLEKSKGANYTLEEETEKFNNAIDPTDELLNLKVENGDAKILMQRNGRRWMPPQRLNESTRYSKAHHDPWNNRYRIMELMKQAIYQARNKMIIMQTLRDEFRNQSSYKIGYLIAKTDFATKTLAAFAFRAMRACSSKRQLIENPTKRQYRFLEILYTAEKQMHLWFEVDLLIELYWTNHLIAQRATNKRKIINVKRWNERFVN
- the LOC141430119 gene encoding uncharacterized protein isoform X1; translation: MKNIKFLSERVNKKLALLKQREGFKVAVLYVLIYIVALFTVKSAAETERKVNTRKHNFKDFIEKYSPATVWDQIDLEKSKGANYTLEEETEKFNNAIDPTDELLNLKVENGDAKILMQRNGRRWMPPQRLNESTRYSKAHHDPWNNRYRIMELMKQAIYQARNKMIIMQTLRDEFRNQSSYKIGYLIAKTDFATKTLAAFAFRAMRACSSKRQLIENPTKRQYRFLEILYTAEKQMHLWFEVDLLIELYWTNHLIAQRATNKRKIINVKRWNERFVN